In a single window of the Thunnus maccoyii chromosome 7, fThuMac1.1, whole genome shotgun sequence genome:
- the dcun1d4 gene encoding DCN1-like protein 4 isoform X4 has product MHSDAANFQLNSHLTTLASIHKIHHTLHRLNLTEDVGQDSHPSACCSRAMPPRKKRRPSAGDDMSAKKSRQDSVFRKHETPQIREEETFSSKRCLEWFYEYAGCDDVVGPEGMEKFCEDIGVEPENVVMLVLAWKLDAQSMGYFTLQEWLRGMGSLQCDSTERLRNSLDYLRSVLNDSTSFKLIYRYAFDFAREKDQRSLDLNTAKCMLGLLLGKTWPLFPVFNQFLEQSKYKVINKDQWCNVLEFSRTINLDLSNYDEDGAWPVLLDEFVEWYKERQMS; this is encoded by the exons ATGCACTCTGATGCGGCAA ATTTTCAGCTGAATTCCCACTTGACTACACTGGCCAGCATCCATAAGATCCACCACACCTTGCACAGGCTG AACCTGACAGAAGACGTTGGACAGGATAGCCACCCCTCAG CTTGTTGCTCTAGAGCCATGCCTCCTAGGAAAAAGAGGAGACCCTCCGCTGGAGATGACATGTCAGCCAAGAAAAGTCGCCAGGACAG tgttttcagaaAACATGAAACGCCACAGATCCGTGAGGAGGAGACATTTTCCAGCAAACGATGCTTGGAGTGGTTCTATGAATACGCAG GCTGTGATGACGTGGTGGGTCCAGAGGGCATGGAGAAGTTCTGTGAGGACATTGGagtggaaccagagaat GTGGTGATGCTGGTGCTTGCTTGGAAGCTGGACGCCCAGAGTATGGGATATTTCACTCTCCAGGAGTGGCTGAGAGGCATGGGCTCACTGCA GTGCGACTCCACAGAGAGGCTGAGGAACTCGCTCGACTACCTGAGATCTGTCCTAAACGACAGCACCAGTTTTAAGCTCATTTACAGATACGCCTTTGATTTTGCTCGG GAAAAGGATCAGAGGAGTTTGGACTTGAACACAGCCAAGTGTATGCTGGGGCTTCTTTTGGGAAAGACGTGGCCTCTCTTTCCTGTGTTTAACCAGTTTCTAGAG CAATCCAAGTACAAAGTCATCAACAAAGACCAATGGTGCAATGTTTTAGAGTTCAGCAGGACAATCAACCTGGACCTCAGTAACTATGATGAGGATGGTGCCT GGCCAGTTTTGTTGGACGAGTTTGTGGAATGGTACAAGGAAAGACAGATGTCATAG
- the dcun1d4 gene encoding DCN1-like protein 4 isoform X2: MRQNLTEDVGQDSHPSACCSRAMPPRKKRRPSAGDDMSAKKSRQDSVFRKHETPQIREEETFSSKRCLEWFYEYAGCDDVVGPEGMEKFCEDIGVEPENVVMLVLAWKLDAQSMGYFTLQEWLRGMGSLQCDSTERLRNSLDYLRSVLNDSTSFKLIYRYAFDFAREKDQRSLDLNTAKCMLGLLLGKTWPLFPVFNQFLEQSKYKVINKDQWCNVLEFSRTINLDLSNYDEDGAWPVLLDEFVEWYKERQMS; the protein is encoded by the exons ATGCGGCAA AACCTGACAGAAGACGTTGGACAGGATAGCCACCCCTCAG CTTGTTGCTCTAGAGCCATGCCTCCTAGGAAAAAGAGGAGACCCTCCGCTGGAGATGACATGTCAGCCAAGAAAAGTCGCCAGGACAG tgttttcagaaAACATGAAACGCCACAGATCCGTGAGGAGGAGACATTTTCCAGCAAACGATGCTTGGAGTGGTTCTATGAATACGCAG GCTGTGATGACGTGGTGGGTCCAGAGGGCATGGAGAAGTTCTGTGAGGACATTGGagtggaaccagagaat GTGGTGATGCTGGTGCTTGCTTGGAAGCTGGACGCCCAGAGTATGGGATATTTCACTCTCCAGGAGTGGCTGAGAGGCATGGGCTCACTGCA GTGCGACTCCACAGAGAGGCTGAGGAACTCGCTCGACTACCTGAGATCTGTCCTAAACGACAGCACCAGTTTTAAGCTCATTTACAGATACGCCTTTGATTTTGCTCGG GAAAAGGATCAGAGGAGTTTGGACTTGAACACAGCCAAGTGTATGCTGGGGCTTCTTTTGGGAAAGACGTGGCCTCTCTTTCCTGTGTTTAACCAGTTTCTAGAG CAATCCAAGTACAAAGTCATCAACAAAGACCAATGGTGCAATGTTTTAGAGTTCAGCAGGACAATCAACCTGGACCTCAGTAACTATGATGAGGATGGTGCCT GGCCAGTTTTGTTGGACGAGTTTGTGGAATGGTACAAGGAAAGACAGATGTCATAG
- the dcun1d4 gene encoding DCN1-like protein 4 isoform X1, translating to MMPDRSRWTRCDSTSPYTPWLYFQLNSHLTTLASIHKIHHTLHRLNLTEDVGQDSHPSACCSRAMPPRKKRRPSAGDDMSAKKSRQDSVFRKHETPQIREEETFSSKRCLEWFYEYAGCDDVVGPEGMEKFCEDIGVEPENVVMLVLAWKLDAQSMGYFTLQEWLRGMGSLQCDSTERLRNSLDYLRSVLNDSTSFKLIYRYAFDFAREKDQRSLDLNTAKCMLGLLLGKTWPLFPVFNQFLEQSKYKVINKDQWCNVLEFSRTINLDLSNYDEDGAWPVLLDEFVEWYKERQMS from the exons ATGATGCCGGACAGAAGCAGGTGGACGCGTTGTGATAGCACGTCTCCTTACACCCCGTGGCTCT ATTTTCAGCTGAATTCCCACTTGACTACACTGGCCAGCATCCATAAGATCCACCACACCTTGCACAGGCTG AACCTGACAGAAGACGTTGGACAGGATAGCCACCCCTCAG CTTGTTGCTCTAGAGCCATGCCTCCTAGGAAAAAGAGGAGACCCTCCGCTGGAGATGACATGTCAGCCAAGAAAAGTCGCCAGGACAG tgttttcagaaAACATGAAACGCCACAGATCCGTGAGGAGGAGACATTTTCCAGCAAACGATGCTTGGAGTGGTTCTATGAATACGCAG GCTGTGATGACGTGGTGGGTCCAGAGGGCATGGAGAAGTTCTGTGAGGACATTGGagtggaaccagagaat GTGGTGATGCTGGTGCTTGCTTGGAAGCTGGACGCCCAGAGTATGGGATATTTCACTCTCCAGGAGTGGCTGAGAGGCATGGGCTCACTGCA GTGCGACTCCACAGAGAGGCTGAGGAACTCGCTCGACTACCTGAGATCTGTCCTAAACGACAGCACCAGTTTTAAGCTCATTTACAGATACGCCTTTGATTTTGCTCGG GAAAAGGATCAGAGGAGTTTGGACTTGAACACAGCCAAGTGTATGCTGGGGCTTCTTTTGGGAAAGACGTGGCCTCTCTTTCCTGTGTTTAACCAGTTTCTAGAG CAATCCAAGTACAAAGTCATCAACAAAGACCAATGGTGCAATGTTTTAGAGTTCAGCAGGACAATCAACCTGGACCTCAGTAACTATGATGAGGATGGTGCCT GGCCAGTTTTGTTGGACGAGTTTGTGGAATGGTACAAGGAAAGACAGATGTCATAG
- the dcun1d4 gene encoding DCN1-like protein 4 isoform X3 yields the protein MPPRKKRRPSAGDDMSAKKSRQDSVFRKHETPQIREEETFSSKRCLEWFYEYAGCDDVVGPEGMEKFCEDIGVEPENVVMLVLAWKLDAQSMGYFTLQEWLRGMGSLQCDSTERLRNSLDYLRSVLNDSTSFKLIYRYAFDFAREKDQRSLDLNTAKCMLGLLLGKTWPLFPVFNQFLEQSKYKVINKDQWCNVLEFSRTINLDLSNYDEDGAWPVLLDEFVEWYKERQMS from the exons ATGCCTCCTAGGAAAAAGAGGAGACCCTCCGCTGGAGATGACATGTCAGCCAAGAAAAGTCGCCAGGACAG tgttttcagaaAACATGAAACGCCACAGATCCGTGAGGAGGAGACATTTTCCAGCAAACGATGCTTGGAGTGGTTCTATGAATACGCAG GCTGTGATGACGTGGTGGGTCCAGAGGGCATGGAGAAGTTCTGTGAGGACATTGGagtggaaccagagaat GTGGTGATGCTGGTGCTTGCTTGGAAGCTGGACGCCCAGAGTATGGGATATTTCACTCTCCAGGAGTGGCTGAGAGGCATGGGCTCACTGCA GTGCGACTCCACAGAGAGGCTGAGGAACTCGCTCGACTACCTGAGATCTGTCCTAAACGACAGCACCAGTTTTAAGCTCATTTACAGATACGCCTTTGATTTTGCTCGG GAAAAGGATCAGAGGAGTTTGGACTTGAACACAGCCAAGTGTATGCTGGGGCTTCTTTTGGGAAAGACGTGGCCTCTCTTTCCTGTGTTTAACCAGTTTCTAGAG CAATCCAAGTACAAAGTCATCAACAAAGACCAATGGTGCAATGTTTTAGAGTTCAGCAGGACAATCAACCTGGACCTCAGTAACTATGATGAGGATGGTGCCT GGCCAGTTTTGTTGGACGAGTTTGTGGAATGGTACAAGGAAAGACAGATGTCATAG